From the genome of Spirosomataceae bacterium TFI 002, one region includes:
- a CDS encoding Putative PD-(D/E)XK family member, whose amino-acid sequence MEMTKIENIWLGLEGDNFSHSGLLYKRYSAEVLPDVYIALKVPEKLRCISFRISVSFSFDENQWNKLKDIKIETLPDERDKTKKFLLILLLNKQHKDIFSTLCEDLIFGVSEVTNEQTLVEKLLERLAKWQSLFEKVGKQGLSDEAQRGLYGEIYFLRFFLNNTSDKNYCLKSWLGPEKSIQDFQYSNWAVEVKTTHGNNHQKIHITSERQLDDSIIEKIFLFHLSLDIRVGNGESLNSLIDEVSELLNVNTMASNLFKLKLLESGFYETHRPLYEDRGYSIRQENLYRVSGNFPRIAENQIPIGVGDVKYSIILSESEEWRINTETLLTEIQ is encoded by the coding sequence ATGGAGATGACGAAGATTGAAAATATTTGGCTCGGTTTAGAGGGTGATAATTTCAGTCATTCAGGATTGCTTTATAAGCGATATTCAGCAGAAGTTTTGCCTGATGTGTATATAGCTTTAAAAGTTCCAGAAAAACTAAGATGTATTTCTTTTAGAATAAGTGTCTCATTCTCTTTTGACGAAAATCAATGGAACAAACTCAAAGACATCAAGATTGAAACGCTTCCTGATGAAAGAGATAAAACCAAGAAATTTTTGCTCATTCTTTTACTTAACAAGCAACATAAGGACATATTTTCAACCCTATGTGAGGATTTGATTTTTGGAGTATCAGAGGTAACAAATGAACAAACTTTAGTAGAAAAGTTATTAGAGCGATTAGCTAAATGGCAATCCTTATTTGAAAAAGTTGGTAAACAAGGGTTATCAGACGAAGCACAAAGAGGTCTTTACGGTGAAATTTATTTTTTACGTTTTTTCTTGAACAATACATCTGATAAAAACTATTGTCTAAAATCCTGGCTTGGTCCTGAAAAATCAATACAAGACTTTCAATATTCTAATTGGGCAGTTGAAGTAAAAACCACGCATGGTAATAATCATCAAAAAATTCATATCACTAGTGAACGGCAGTTGGATGATTCTATAATTGAAAAAATATTTCTGTTTCATCTTTCACTTGACATAAGAGTTGGAAATGGAGAATCACTAAATTCACTCATTGACGAAGTTTCGGAATTGCTGAATGTCAATACAATGGCTTCTAATTTATTTAAGCTAAAATTATTGGAATCTGGATTTTATGAAACACATAGACCTTTATATGAAGATAGAGGTTATTCCATTCGCCAAGAAAACTTGTACCGAGTTTCTGGAAATTTTCCGAGAATAGCCGAAAACCAAATTCCAATTGGTGTTGGTGATGTTAAATATTCAATTATTCTATCGGAATCAGAAGAATGGAGAATTAACACTGAGACTCTCTTGACTGAAATACAATAA
- a CDS encoding Z1 domain-containing protein has protein sequence MSKKDPIKNIRQLLSDSSSYTREEIEDAVDEVLKMKYFINENREMLIRRIEELYTIRQDEFGTILKEDENNPWLNEKRSEIDFENGFWGRYREYLEIEKNFAPDVINKLDRITDSILDNFFDPAIKATINKKGLVVGQVQSGKTANYTGLICKAADAGFGLIIVLAGIHNNLRSQTQIRIDESFLGFDTQHTRAFDQRSIQIGVGDPYFGPPIVAHSLTSSIEKGDFTQGAANALGLNFNTSEPIVAVIKKNPHVLRRIYQWLAAQANEDSELGRVIRNKSLLLIDDEADNASINISNDPERQSSINGWITQILNLFGKNAYVGYTATPFANIFIPLDDQNLFPRNFIKNIPAPSNYIGPEKVFGFSPLDEDEASNTVLPIVNRINDYSGFVPDRHKKDDQKPSSLPESLKRAIRCFIITCAIRRLRGQTAVHNSMLIHVSRFVLWQDHISELVSNQFIYYRRGIDQNDPVILNEFKSTFEQDENGYKSFVTVSEQMLDSELKNLDSQTQVHLWSDVLEHLFDAAARIEVKSIHGGSGEALDYFDHKNGLSVIAVGGNKLSRGLTLEGLSISYYLRASRMYDTLMQMGRWFGYRGGYADLCRLFTSRELNEWFCHITQASEELREEFDYMTDVAGSTPEQYALKVRTHPGVLQISATNKMRSAITVQISWAGRLVESYEFKKDISVIDNNFKNTQKFIGTLPSGFATKPNAFVWYDIPAEQVVNFFEGMQSVENLKKAEPRKLIQFISTQLRNGELTDWRIALMNKKAPKQSKIFIGGKETDIGQWFRREDDNNSNEDLFYVRKSHIISRKDEFIDLTESELEDAKRLSGNVEIPNGKIVRERIRDPKKPLLIIYLLDPDESLWKYPMEKGINPFVGYAISFPKSNFNAPVSYAVNEELLDRFDIVEEDFEDYGDDED, from the coding sequence ATGAGTAAAAAAGACCCGATAAAAAATATTAGACAACTGTTATCCGATAGCTCTTCATACACTAGAGAAGAAATTGAAGATGCGGTTGATGAAGTTCTTAAAATGAAGTATTTCATAAATGAGAATCGTGAAATGCTCATAAGAAGGATTGAAGAACTTTATACTATTAGACAAGATGAGTTTGGAACAATTTTAAAGGAAGATGAAAATAATCCTTGGTTAAATGAGAAAAGATCCGAAATTGATTTTGAAAATGGTTTCTGGGGAAGGTATAGAGAGTATTTGGAAATAGAAAAGAACTTTGCACCAGATGTAATAAATAAACTCGACAGAATAACCGATAGTATTCTTGACAATTTTTTCGACCCCGCAATTAAGGCTACAATTAACAAGAAAGGGTTGGTTGTTGGGCAAGTACAATCAGGTAAAACAGCAAATTATACAGGGCTTATCTGTAAGGCCGCTGATGCTGGTTTTGGATTAATTATCGTTTTGGCTGGAATTCACAATAACCTTAGAAGTCAAACTCAAATAAGGATTGATGAAAGTTTTTTAGGGTTTGACACACAACATACTAGGGCATTTGACCAAAGAAGTATTCAAATTGGAGTTGGAGACCCTTACTTTGGCCCTCCAATTGTTGCTCATTCTTTAACATCAAGCATTGAGAAGGGAGACTTTACGCAAGGAGCAGCAAACGCATTAGGTTTAAACTTTAACACTTCAGAACCGATAGTTGCGGTTATTAAAAAAAATCCTCACGTTCTCAGGAGAATATATCAATGGCTGGCAGCACAAGCAAATGAAGATAGCGAACTTGGTCGTGTAATTCGGAACAAATCACTTTTACTTATTGATGATGAAGCAGATAACGCTTCCATAAATATTTCAAACGATCCTGAACGACAAAGCTCTATTAACGGATGGATTACTCAAATACTTAATCTCTTTGGTAAAAATGCCTATGTCGGTTATACTGCTACTCCATTCGCCAATATTTTTATTCCACTGGATGACCAAAACTTATTCCCAAGAAACTTTATTAAGAATATTCCAGCACCTTCAAATTACATTGGACCAGAAAAGGTATTTGGATTTAGTCCATTGGACGAAGATGAAGCTTCTAATACAGTTCTTCCAATTGTCAATAGAATAAATGATTACAGCGGTTTTGTTCCAGATAGACACAAAAAGGATGACCAAAAACCTTCTTCCCTTCCTGAATCGTTAAAAAGAGCAATTCGCTGTTTTATAATTACTTGTGCAATAAGAAGATTAAGAGGACAAACAGCTGTTCATAACTCTATGCTTATTCACGTTTCGAGATTTGTTCTCTGGCAGGATCACATTTCGGAACTCGTATCTAATCAATTTATTTATTACAGAAGAGGCATTGACCAAAATGATCCAGTAATTCTAAATGAATTTAAATCAACATTTGAACAAGATGAAAATGGTTATAAATCTTTTGTAACCGTTTCTGAACAAATGTTGGACTCAGAGCTTAAAAATCTGGATTCTCAAACACAAGTCCATCTATGGAGTGATGTGCTAGAACATTTGTTTGATGCAGCAGCACGAATAGAAGTAAAGTCAATCCACGGCGGTTCAGGTGAAGCCCTAGACTATTTTGACCATAAAAATGGATTATCCGTAATTGCTGTAGGCGGAAATAAACTTTCCAGAGGTTTAACCCTAGAAGGTCTTTCTATTAGTTACTACTTACGAGCATCAAGAATGTATGACACTTTGATGCAGATGGGTCGTTGGTTCGGATATAGAGGTGGATATGCTGATTTATGTCGATTATTTACAAGTAGAGAATTGAATGAGTGGTTTTGTCATATTACACAAGCATCCGAAGAACTTAGAGAAGAATTTGATTATATGACGGATGTTGCAGGTTCAACCCCTGAGCAATACGCTTTAAAAGTTAGGACGCACCCTGGAGTACTTCAAATATCAGCAACGAATAAAATGCGTTCAGCAATTACGGTTCAAATTTCTTGGGCAGGTAGATTAGTAGAATCTTATGAGTTTAAAAAGGACATTTCTGTAATTGATAATAATTTCAAAAACACTCAAAAATTTATAGGAACTCTTCCTTCAGGTTTTGCCACCAAACCAAATGCTTTTGTTTGGTATGACATTCCTGCGGAGCAAGTTGTCAACTTTTTTGAAGGAATGCAATCTGTGGAAAATCTAAAAAAGGCTGAACCTAGAAAATTAATTCAGTTTATCAGCACTCAATTAAGAAACGGTGAATTAACTGATTGGCGAATTGCTCTTATGAATAAAAAAGCACCTAAGCAATCAAAAATTTTTATTGGCGGAAAGGAAACTGATATTGGACAATGGTTTAGACGCGAAGATGATAACAACTCTAATGAGGATTTATTCTACGTAAGGAAATCTCATATTATCAGTCGTAAGGATGAATTCATTGATTTAACTGAATCTGAACTTGAAGATGCTAAACGACTTTCAGGAAATGTAGAAATTCCAAATGGTAAGATAGTAAGAGAACGAATTAGAGACCCCAAAAAACCACTTCTTATAATCTATCTACTCGATCCAGATGAAAGTCTTTGGAAATATCCAATGGAAAAAGGAATTAATCCTTTTGTTGGTTATGCCATAAGCTTCCCAAAAAGTAATTTCAACGCTCCAGTATCTTATGCTGTTAATGAGGAGTTACTCGACAGGTTTGATATTGTTGAAGAAGATTTTGAAGATTATGGAGATGACGAAGATTGA